A segment of the Myxosarcina sp. GI1 genome:
TAGGGAATAAATACAGAATACATTCCCCGCAAGTCGCCGACATTAAAATCAAAAGCCAAATCTTGAGGATATTTATCTTTAACAAACTGTGGACGAGCATCTTCACCGCCATGACAGGCAAGACAGCTAGATTCAACGTTAATGCGACGATAATAACGAGTACCTTGTAGATCATCAATGGTTTCTGAATCCCAAAATCCCATCAACTCAGGATCTTTTTCAAACTTTGCTAATGCCATAACAGCGTGTAAATTATCAGGTGCATGGGCTGGGTTACGATACTTGGTAGCAATCTGTTTGACTTGCCAGCCATTTTCTTTACTCAATTGTTTGGCTCTCATGCCTACTGGTTTACAGATTTCTTTAAAGGTTTCTCCTGTCGGTTCGGTGGTTGAATCTTTTAAGGTTGAAGCTAATCCAGAGCGCATGGCATCGAGATTTTCAATTTCCTGTACCGCCTTAGCTAACTGAACGGGATCTGTTTGAGTGTTAGCGAGAGAAGGATTCGCAATTAACAGCAGCACCATAACGGCAAATCCCATTAAAATTCGGTTAAAATGCTTCATTTTCGATGTTCTAAATATGTTTTCAATAAATGACTAAACTAAACCTAATTCTTTAGTAGTAGCTAAGAGACTAGGTAGTTGGGGACGTTCCATATAGTTATAAGTTAAAGAAGTTATTAAAGAAGATGAATTAGGGATTCTGGCTTTATCTATTACCTAAAGGGTGCGCTACGCAAGAATTTCGGTAGTCGCTATCGCGATTGGGCTAAAGCCCACCGCCCTTTTGGCGATTGCCAAAAGGGCGCATAAATCGAGTAAATCTAGAGCGATAATAACGACAGATACCGGCTCGGCGACAAGCGACAACACCTGCACTTTTAAGCAACTGTAAATGCTTAAAAACAATGGCTTGTTTTAGTTTAGTGCGTTCAAATATTTTTTATGTTTATATAACCAATAAATTATATAGCGATAATAACAGAATATCGAAATTCGTCAAAGAATTCAAAAATTGACTTCAAAAAAGTTCACTGTAAAACCTAATTGATTCTCTGGATTTAATAAAGTTTATCTTGTCCATCTCTTGATTAAACTACTAAATGGTTATATAATTAATTTTAAATAGTATAAACTTTCTTTTCAAAACAACGCCGCATATGCTGCTGTGGTTTTAGCGATTGGTGCTTTAGTATGCTTT
Coding sequences within it:
- a CDS encoding DUF3365 domain-containing protein, translating into MKHFNRILMGFAVMVLLLIANPSLANTQTDPVQLAKAVQEIENLDAMRSGLASTLKDSTTEPTGETFKEICKPVGMRAKQLSKENGWQVKQIATKYRNPAHAPDNLHAVMALAKFEKDPELMGFWDSETIDDLQGTRYYRRINVESSCLACHGGEDARPQFVKDKYPQDLAFDFNVGDLRGMYSVFIPYLEAE